The Juglans regia cultivar Chandler chromosome 16, Walnut 2.0, whole genome shotgun sequence nucleotide sequence aggATTTAATGGATGGgctaatcttataaaaaaaactagacATACGTGGTGggcttataatattttaatatcatataaataaaatgtttgtatagtatgaaatatttatgttctgtctatctctattttaaattgaaaaatgctataaataaaattagaaatatagaTTTATACACTATATTcgataataattaagaataaaaaagatgTAACTCTCAAAAtctatctcttttatttttcttttatattatattatatatttttttcacgaTCAATCTCATATTAATCTactttttctcttatataaaatatgcgaAAATTGCACGATCTAAactataaatcattttcctaaaacTCATAATTTCACTTTTGAATTAGACCATTTGGGCAATTGATTGATACATAGACAAGATACATCCTAAGTTTTAAGCACCAGGACCACCACATCATAACCCAAATCTTCGTATATCCAACACATACACCCAACTATGTAACATCCGCTTTTAAATTGTCGTCGAAGAAAGGAAACCCGTCGAAACTACGCGCACAATTTTTTCCAGACCGTGGCTGTTCGAAGTTTCGAACTCCGAACTCCAAAGTCAGCTTTTACAGAAAATTGTCGTTGTCGGCTGAAGCCTGAAAAGTCTTGAGTATTTctacaatttattaattatgttcttaatttattaataatcttAATCCTAGGCTTCTCCGTTTAAAACTACGcggtttttgtttgtttaaattCCAGGACAACTGGTCGGGGAAACCGGTGCTCTGAATCTGTATATTCGTAAGGAGCTCTGAATATTCGGTGCATTTTTCAGGTAAGAAACTGAGTTTAGTCGTTTTATATATGGCGAAGAGGAAGGAGGGTCTTGGCTCTTGAGCTCAAAGGGATCCCCGTGGGTTGGAGTTGGACAGTGTTAAGGATAAGGAATCAGATCGTGATTAGTCCATCCAAGTTTAGAAGACTGGGTCAATTagactttgttttcttttccactACTGATTCTATTGTACAAACTCTTCCTCTATTAATACTACATGCCGCACGTTATTCTGTGTGGTTGATATTTTTCTCGACAATCAGGAGCGTGACTTGGGTTGTTCAGGAGAACATCGCTCAAGAATCAAGATGGGTCTGCGgggttcttttccttcttcttcttcttcttgggtAGCAATTATCTTGGTCTTGAATGTGGTGGTGATGTGTAATGGGGGGAAGACGAGCACTTTTGTGAGGAAAGTTGAGAAGACTGTGGATATGCCTCTGGATAGCGATGTCTTTCAAATCCCTCCTGGCTATAATGCACCTCAACAAGTACTTTTCTCCTTCCTTCCCCCTTTTTTGTTCTTCTCCTTCTAATTTTCTTACACATTAGACCATTGCTTgaagttttttggtttttgggttttatttcgTTGTCTGATGTGTGGGTGTTTGTCAATTAAGGTTCACATAACACAGGGAGACCATTTTGGGAAGGCAGTCATAGTTTCATGGGTGACTGTGGATGAACCGGGTTCCAGTACAGTGATTTATTGGAGTGAAAACAGCAAGGAAAAGAAACATGCCGAAGGCAAAATTCATACCTATAAGTTCTACAATTACACTTCTGGTTTCATTCATCACGCTACAATCATAAACTTGAAGGTGACTGAAATATCTCACACAACTGTTTCAGTAGACTGCTCTGACATTATTCCTCTGTTCCTGTTCTGCCTCTGTTTATGTAAactgtattgatatatttttcttaatcttttttggAGCAGTTTAACACCAAATATCAATACGTGGTCGGGATTGGGCACACTCCACGGCAGTTCTGGTTTATAACTCCCCCTGAAGTTGGCCCTGATGTGCCTTATACGTTTGGTCTAATTGGTAAGTATTCTGTATCAAATCTGCAAAAGAAGTTCGCTAAATCTACATAAGACAgtattcaatttgttttttatatacctttttttcaaaaaaaaaaaaggaaaataaaaggaaagagtATTAGTTGCATGGGTCTTAAGGGATTCAGTGATGTACTTATATCAGCAATTATGCtatatgttcattttttttaatctgtttttACCTATTATAACATGATTTATGCCTTTCCAAACTAATGGGTATCATTTGTAGGGGATCTTGGTCAGAGTTTTGATTCAAACAAGACGCTTACTCATTACGAGTTAAACCCACAGAAAGGGAAAACGGTGTTGTTTGTTGGGGACCTCTCTTATGCAGACAACTATCCAAATCATGACAATGTTAGATGGGATACATGGGGAAGGTTCGTCGAGAGAAGTGTTGCATATCAACCATGGATATGGACTGCAGGGAATCACGAGTTAGATTTCGCCCCTGAGATCGTAAGAATCTCTTGGAACATTTCCTTGTTTGGTAGAAAATTATGTCTATAATTAAACATAATATCATGTGTCCTGTAATTCTAAGTACTAACTTCTGCTTTCACGTGAGGGACTACATTTTGTATTGTGGTTATAGTTTATAGTAGTGGTTCATTCCTCCCTATTGAGCTAAAGTTGAGCTCTTTTCTTATGTGCATCCAAGGGCTACTTCTCAATGCCTTGACAAGCCACTGCATCATAATGCTTTACAAGATAAGACTAAGCTGCGATTACCTTCACTATTCCCCTTGGAGTCTGTTAATGCAAAAACTTCTTATGGCAAAACTCCCCCTTTACTTACCTGGAAAAAGAAGACAATTTCCCCCTAAACTGTGAGTCGTTTACAATATACTCCTTTGCGCAGCTAGACTGTGCCATGGAGTCTTGCATCTATGAATGATTTCTTTTGTCTGAAATTTAAGAAAACATAAGAGGCCTTAACATGGCAAAGCTAACATAATAGGTCGTTCAACCAGGCTGCCATTAATGTTACTTTCCTTTTACGGTTCTACTCTTCTTTGATATGATTTTGACTCACAATTTTTGCATTTCTGTATATAATTTTCCATCTAAACTTTGATTGCAGGGGGAAACAAAACCTTTTAAGCCTTACACTCACCGTTATCATGTGCCTTATAAAGCTTCAAAGAGTACTGCTCCCTTTTGGTATTCAATCAAGAGAGCTTCAGCTTACATCATAGTGTTGTCTTCGTATTCGGCGTACGGTAGGCATGCATTTGTGTTGCTTGATATATTGATCTGAAAGGTGTCATGAACACAGACATGTACAAACTAGCAACTTCAGGCTCCATCTTTTTTTTAGTGGTTTTGATGTCTGTTAGGTAACATAGTAATTGCAAGAGTTTATAATGCATACTGGGTAAGAAGACAATCCAGTAAAGGTGGGTGATTTGGATGCTCCTTGCTTTTGGTAGGATCTGGATCGTCTAAATTCTCTAGGATAAACTTTAATGTGAGAATACCCCTACCCTTGAGTTTGAGAACAATGGTAGGGATTTAAAGAAATCCACCTGAGAGATAGACTTGGAAGTCTGGAGGATCTTAATCCCTTTTGGTAAAGAtcaattcctttctttttcagtAAGTACCACTCCAGTTCTTCGATCACACCTGCCTACCATCTTATActgtttaaatttattaaaataatcctcATTTCTTCTAGTCTTGTATAGTAAACACAATCTATCCGTATATGTGAGGTTGCTACTATAATATTGTGTTTAGTGTCAGTGCATTGATGATGGCATATGTTTATGTATCATTTCATTAACTGATGTCAGCTAAGCTTAAGTAGATAAATTTTTTCcaagcaaaaagaaagaaagaaagaatagcTTATCTTTACTTTTTTCCCAGGTAAATATACACCTCAATACACATGGCTCGAAGAGGAACTACCGAAAGTTAATAGGGCCGAGACACCTTGGCTGATTGTTCTCACGCATTCCCCTTGGtataatagctataactatCATTATATGGAGGGGGAAACCATGAGAGTAATGTTTGAGGCCTGGTTTGTGAAGTATAAAGTTGATGTGGTATTTGCTGGTCATGTTCATGCTTATGAGCGATCTGTAAGTCTCCTTCCATTTTAGAAGTTTTTGAAGTATGAGTTTTGACTATTTGATGTGAatatatagagtaatactagagagaagccactatagcagtgcacattttgcactcactgcgtgacTGCTTCTAGCTGATTattcccaacactcacttggggaAATGTGTGGTTTAGATGATGTCACATtatgtgtgcaaaatggatgctccCAATAAtggcttctatctatatttattctataatatatatatatatatatataagtatatattctctgGCAGCTGAGACTTCCTTCCTTGTGATGTTGATTgacaactaatatatatatatatatatatatatatatatcacaggAACGTGTATCCAACATTGCCTACAATGTCGTAAATGGTATTTGCACACCTGTAAGAGATCAATCAGCGCCTGTATACATAACCATTGGTGATGGAGGGAACCTCGAAGGCTTAGCAACCAAGTAAGACTATTCATTAGTGGAGTTATAGAGATGAACTCAAGTGATATTTGGTTTCCTGTTTCTCGGCATCgtttaatttatgttttcttctctgGTGCAGAATGACCGAACCACAGCCAGAGTACTCAGCTTATCGTGAGGCAAGCTTTGGTCATGCCACTTTTGATATCAAGAACCGAACCCATGCTTACTACAGTTGGCACCGCAATCATGATGGATATGCAGTGGAAGCAGATTCCATGTGGTTTTTCAACAGATACTGGAGTCCAGTTGATGATTCCACAAACTCCCAATCATGATGATATTAAAATCTGTCATACTCATGCACTCTTTGAaatgagaaaatctatttataaatcttattttttatattcctAGCATACTGTTGATCTGGAAGCTTTCCACAGCTAAAAAACGAttagtgttttgttttttttaagttataatggGTCCCATTATAAGCGGTATGTTAACATATCAGCTTATgagtaacaaaactcatttGAAATAAATGATCTTTTGTAGTTTATTTTGGGCGGAAAAAATCTCTaatatcaatttcaatatttaCTTCAACCTTTTTTTGCTCCACCTCCCTGTATGCATTTGGgtattttgttttcaaactCATCTTTTCAAGCTATCTTCTCTTGCTGTGTAAATTGGGTGTGTAATTGGAATGTTGGGATTGGATTCCCCAGCTTCAAATGCCTTTCCACATGTGCCTATATGTAGATCATTAATGTAAAACTAGAATAAAAGACATGACAGCAAATGAAACCCACATCAACTAATCAAGTGTTAAGGTGGCAAAAACCATTACCAATGTTGGGTTTGAGGTTTTTCTGATAGAAGGGATTACACCAGACAAGTGTGTTGCATCAAATGTGCtgagaataataatatttatttaaaatatgccaTATATTTTGCATTGCAATACATGACAAGAACCAGAAAAACTCAAACAACTGTGCTATTTTCTGACAAAAGGCTTCCAAAGCTGTGTAGCTAAAAACACGAAAAATGAAATCcaattgaaaaaatttcattaccAACCTAAAACATATTAATCCACTAATCTTGATGAATTCTCCGATTGGTAAGTGGTGAATTGGGTTCTTGTCCTAGAGCTGGAAACTGCTGCTTTGGGAGGTATGGTATAAAGAAGCTCATGTGTATCTATTAGTAAAAGAGAAGTATTACATTCACAAagaaattctacaaaaataaacttataaatatatattttggattAAGCGGATTTCAGATCGAAAAGGGCTTCTTTTCTTGATGATTACCAACTTGGATACTGGTAACAGAATTTGTAGTAATTTAGGGATTTGTGTAGTGATGACACTTCGAGGTAAccaaatgtaatttttatcttaaaaaaaaaacgaatataatttttcttagagagagagaaaacgaaAATATCTTTCATTAGATAAAACATTTGAGATGTAATTGACACAATGTTTCTTCTATTCATGAGAGCTAAAATGTAATATTCGCGGAGCATCATTTTATGTGAGAAAATTACGATACTCATcacataaacaataataaaatagataactTGAGTATTTGTTATGGACTTAGAatcttatatctatatatatatatatatatatataatttttcacatgCTCATTTGGTCTTGTTCGCAAATTAcattataaataatgataatgataatgatttttctttttgcatgtATTATGTGTTATGCATAATGCATTAATGTATTAGTGAAGTGGACATCTATCAAAATCCTTTCACCTGCTCATTTAATTTTGTTCATAAATTAcattataaataatgataatgaattttttttttttttacatgaattaTGCGTTATGCATAATGACATGAAGAAATCATTTAGTGAAAGAGAAGTGTtaagtcacaaaaaaaaaatttataaaaataaatctacaaatatatttttggattaagCGGATTTCGGATAGAAAAGGGCACACAATAGTAGCTTATTTTCTTGATGATTACCAACTCCGATACTAGTAACGGATTTTGTAGTAATTCGGAGATTGGTATAGCGATGATACTTTGAGGTAACCAagtgtaatttttaaaaaaggttGTATGAGAAGTGCATTGATATGCACGAGTAGAAATAAGCTCCAAGTGGTTTTCCAGGATGAAGTTGGctactttaattattttgattgcCTCTTGTCATTCACTTCCAATATTCATTCTGGTGTGACTTTTTCGTATAAGATAGGGAGAAGATAACAACACAAGAAGTGTGTAGATAATTTTGAgagtatttcttaataaaagaGAATTGTTTTTCGAGTCAAGTTTTAGGTTCAACTATTTGTGTAGAGTTAGGTCAAACTAAATAGCGATAAGTTAAAATGTTGTATCTTAAAAGAATCAAGTCAAGAGTAGTTCTGCTACACTGGTTAATTTGAAACTTTATACACTGTCAAAgacttgaatctccttaaataGAGTGAGATTTTCATACTTCGGTCCAAACTGAtttcgtttgaatgttaattttattataatttttattatattattgtatattttactaacatatatatatttatataatctttcATCAAAGTTAAAGACAACAACTTTAAATATAGCCTTGCAAAACAAAAGTAAGTATAATTAAAAGTTGACTTATAGTTTAATTGGTATATTCATCCTTTGTATTAATAAAGAATACGGTGAGTTTGTGAATTCTAACActtagagaaaaatattttttcataaatataaaaaagataaaaaaaaaattatcatttttagaatttatcatttttacttacaaaaatgaTAGATCACCAATTTGTTAACAattattatattacaaaataatatgtttttaaaattttagaaaaatattattttgttaattggCTCTGATGGTATATCCACCGTTACGTCAtagttaaataaatgaaaatttaatcaTCTCCCCGCTGTCTCTTCTACCTCTCTCTCCGAACTCGCGGACTAATCGATGAGCCTCCTCCCATTTGCAGAAAAATAAGAATCTGTTTAGCGAACAGTCACCTATGGAGGATCCCCAGGAAGCTTCATAGAATGGCGGAGCAGACGAGCGAGGAGAAGAGTAGCGCAGTAGAGGAAGaagacaagaagaagaataagagtgAGATCGTAGATCCAGAGCTCTTCAGTTGCTTGCTTCAGCCTGTAACCGCAAATTCTGATCCCGAGTACATTGGAACTCGTCGTCTCCTTCTCTACCTCAAGGCCGAGTCCGGTGTTTTTCGCCGCAGAGTACACTCTTCCATCTTCCGCCAATTTTTAACTTAATCttccaatatattatatatatacatgtatatgcatgctatgtatatgtgtgtgctTGTATTTTCATACATGTCTAACTAGGTTTTATTAATTGGAGCTAtgcttgaaattttttaaacctGTGAATGCGTATGGCGTGgtggtttaatttttttcaaaggaattgCTTGTTGTTGGATTTGGTAAAGGTTTCTGTTTTTAATTGATTCTTCTTGTTACGATGGATCGAGATTTTAGGTTTCGAGGactttgaaaattttcctttgAGAACAAATTTCGCTTCATTTTGAGCAGTATATTCGAGTTGTGGCattgctttcttttatttttttatttttcccgaAGGATTGGAGATGCAATGGAAAAGGTTATGTGGCCTACCGTAATTACATTGGCAGGCCAAGGAATTGGGAAAGTTTGAAGTCACCAAGCGTTCAAGGCACTCCCGGAAACAGGTtactaaaatttttattgacGAGTTCAATACTTGAAATCAATACTATAATTCACAATTGTGGGAAGAGAATCACCTTTTCTTCCCTC carries:
- the LOC109005736 gene encoding purple acid phosphatase-like — its product is MGLRGSFPSSSSSWVAIILVLNVVVMCNGGKTSTFVRKVEKTVDMPLDSDVFQIPPGYNAPQQVHITQGDHFGKAVIVSWVTVDEPGSSTVIYWSENSKEKKHAEGKIHTYKFYNYTSGFIHHATIINLKFNTKYQYVVGIGHTPRQFWFITPPEVGPDVPYTFGLIGDLGQSFDSNKTLTHYELNPQKGKTVLFVGDLSYADNYPNHDNVRWDTWGRFVERSVAYQPWIWTAGNHELDFAPEIGETKPFKPYTHRYHVPYKASKSTAPFWYSIKRASAYIIVLSSYSAYGKYTPQYTWLEEELPKVNRAETPWLIVLTHSPWYNSYNYHYMEGETMRVMFEAWFVKYKVDVVFAGHVHAYERSERVSNIAYNVVNGICTPVRDQSAPVYITIGDGGNLEGLATKMTEPQPEYSAYREASFGHATFDIKNRTHAYYSWHRNHDGYAVEADSMWFFNRYWSPVDDSTNSQS